In Streptomyces chartreusis NRRL 3882, the following are encoded in one genomic region:
- a CDS encoding ATP-binding SpoIIE family protein phosphatase yields MNFTRWSARLPGTQRRAAARTEQTASPNRRGEGSVPAARTEQLTDEPPSVPAVDELRVREVLDRVPSLVALVHGPDHRIAYVNDAYTTAFGVRPLGERAREALPELDALGLFPLLDQVQRSGKPRTVKSRKAPDGRCYTFTCTPVAQGDGKGGSDGRGVLVFATDVTDHAEAAERLRASERRQRETAVTLQRSLLPQELEEPDDLRIAATYHPGGTEAAVGGDWYDVITLGGGRTALVIGDVMGRGVRAAAVMGQLRTAVRAYARLDLPPHEVLQLLDGLAAEIDANQIATCAYAVHDPNEGKLVYASAGHLPILVRDENGAVLRADEPTGPPLGTGGWMHASGSIPLGPGSTAVLYTDGLVERRDADLDEGIAALESALAGATGTPQVVCDRLVRSAGVTPDHDDDVAVLVLQHPARTGPESELFRNAALELLGGVEAAPRARAFASGVLTSWRFPADLHDLGVLATSELVANSLQHGTPPMRLRLRRTDRRLIIEVTDGDDHLPRRRRAEPGDESGRGIAIVATIASNWGCRRTPGGGKAVWCEFALPRTQAP; encoded by the coding sequence GTGAACTTCACGCGCTGGAGCGCCCGGCTCCCCGGAACGCAGCGCCGCGCCGCAGCGCGGACCGAGCAGACGGCCTCCCCGAACCGGCGGGGGGAAGGTTCCGTACCCGCCGCCCGCACCGAACAGCTGACCGACGAGCCACCGTCCGTACCCGCCGTCGACGAACTGCGGGTGCGTGAGGTCCTCGACCGCGTCCCGTCCCTCGTCGCCCTGGTCCACGGCCCCGACCACCGCATCGCCTACGTCAACGACGCCTACACGACCGCCTTCGGAGTCCGCCCCCTGGGCGAACGCGCCCGCGAGGCCCTCCCGGAACTGGACGCGCTCGGCCTCTTCCCCCTCCTGGACCAGGTCCAGCGCAGCGGCAAGCCCCGCACGGTCAAGTCCCGCAAGGCCCCCGACGGCCGCTGCTACACCTTCACCTGCACCCCGGTCGCCCAGGGCGACGGCAAGGGCGGCAGCGACGGCCGCGGTGTCCTCGTCTTCGCCACGGACGTCACCGACCACGCCGAAGCCGCCGAACGCCTGCGCGCCAGCGAACGCCGCCAGCGCGAAACGGCGGTGACACTCCAGAGGTCACTGCTCCCCCAGGAGCTCGAAGAACCCGACGACCTGCGCATCGCCGCCACGTACCACCCCGGCGGCACAGAGGCCGCGGTCGGCGGCGACTGGTACGACGTCATCACCCTGGGCGGCGGCCGCACGGCCCTCGTCATCGGCGACGTCATGGGCCGCGGCGTCCGCGCTGCGGCCGTCATGGGCCAGCTCCGCACGGCGGTCCGCGCCTACGCCCGCCTCGACCTGCCCCCGCACGAGGTCCTCCAGCTCCTCGACGGCCTGGCAGCCGAGATCGACGCCAACCAGATCGCCACCTGCGCGTACGCGGTCCACGACCCGAACGAGGGCAAGCTGGTCTACGCCTCGGCGGGCCACCTCCCCATCCTGGTCCGCGACGAGAACGGCGCGGTCCTGCGCGCCGACGAACCCACCGGCCCGCCGCTCGGCACCGGCGGCTGGATGCACGCCTCCGGCTCGATCCCCCTCGGCCCCGGATCCACGGCCGTCCTCTACACGGACGGCCTGGTCGAGCGCCGGGACGCCGACCTGGACGAGGGCATCGCCGCCCTGGAAAGCGCCCTGGCCGGCGCCACCGGCACACCCCAGGTCGTCTGCGACCGCCTGGTCCGCTCGGCGGGCGTGACCCCCGACCACGACGACGACGTGGCCGTCCTGGTCCTCCAGCACCCGGCCCGGACGGGCCCGGAGAGCGAGCTGTTCCGCAACGCCGCCCTGGAACTCCTGGGCGGCGTGGAAGCGGCCCCACGCGCGCGTGCCTTCGCCTCCGGCGTCCTGACCAGCTGGCGCTTCCCCGCCGATCTGCACGACCTGGGCGTCCTGGCCACCAGCGAACTGGTCGCCAACTCCCTCCAGCACGGCACCCCGCCGATGCGCCTGCGCCTGCGCCGCACCGACCGCCGCCTGATCATCGAGGTCACCGACGGCGACGACCATCTCCCCAGGCGCCGCCGCGCGGAACCGGGCGACGAATCGGGCCGGGGCATCGCCATCGTCGCCACGATCGCGTCGAACTGGGGCTGCCGCCGGACCCCGGGCGGCGGCAAGGCGGTGTGGTGCGAGTTCGCACTACCGCGCACGCAGGCGCCGTAG
- a CDS encoding MarR family winged helix-turn-helix transcriptional regulator: protein MGDTPGPSEPTLEEQIAAYQREFQDLDPQVEQIVSALSRLNRRMNVAYGRQTAALGISNAEWEVLKALVLSGAPYRLGPSDLAKRLGLTPAAMTHRIDRMVGEGLVTRERDESNRVRVIVELTNGGREKWLEAMRLATVFEEDLLQDLSPEERSALGEVLTRLLRRVEDAQPDAGGRLSDLD, encoded by the coding sequence ATGGGCGACACCCCCGGCCCCAGCGAGCCGACCCTCGAAGAGCAGATCGCGGCGTACCAGCGCGAGTTCCAGGACCTCGACCCCCAGGTGGAGCAGATCGTCTCGGCCCTGTCCCGCCTGAACCGCCGCATGAACGTCGCCTACGGCCGTCAGACCGCGGCCCTCGGCATCAGCAACGCCGAGTGGGAGGTCCTGAAGGCCCTCGTCCTCTCCGGGGCCCCCTACCGTCTGGGCCCGAGCGACCTCGCGAAGCGCCTCGGTCTGACCCCGGCCGCCATGACCCACCGGATCGACCGCATGGTCGGCGAAGGACTGGTCACCCGGGAGCGGGACGAGTCCAACAGGGTCCGCGTCATCGTGGAGCTCACCAACGGAGGTCGTGAGAAGTGGCTGGAGGCGATGCGCCTGGCGACGGTCTTCGAGGAGGATCTGCTCCAGGACCTCTCCCCGGAGGAGCGCAGCGCACTCGGCGAGGTCCTCACCCGGCTCCTGCGCCGGGTGGAAGACGCCCAGCCGGACGCCGGCGGCCGCCTCTCCGACCTGGACTGA
- a CDS encoding TetR/AcrR family transcriptional regulator, with translation MHVQDSHWSSASAVAAGGATMSATAGNGRGNGARTTPLRVDAQRNLEHVLRAAREVFGELGYGAPMEDVARRARVGVGTVYRRFPSKDVLVRRIAEEETSRLTDQARAALGQEDEPWSALSRFLRTSVASGAGRLLPPQVLRVSVEDDRAGQARVPQQRTQPGPAELRLVPEEPVAVASVPAAAVAAEDDAGASALLEVVGQLVERARAAGELRADVSVSDVLLVIATAAPSLPDAAQQAAASARLLDILLEGLRSRPA, from the coding sequence ATGCATGTTCAGGACTCTCATTGGTCGTCCGCGTCCGCTGTCGCGGCGGGTGGCGCGACGATGAGCGCGACGGCGGGCAACGGACGCGGGAACGGAGCGCGGACGACGCCGCTGCGCGTGGACGCACAGCGCAATCTGGAACATGTGCTGCGGGCGGCGCGCGAGGTGTTCGGCGAGCTGGGGTACGGCGCGCCGATGGAGGACGTGGCGCGACGCGCGCGGGTCGGCGTGGGCACGGTGTACCGGCGGTTCCCGAGCAAGGACGTCCTGGTGCGGCGGATAGCCGAGGAGGAGACCTCCCGGCTGACCGACCAGGCGCGTGCGGCGCTCGGGCAGGAGGACGAGCCGTGGTCGGCGCTGTCGCGCTTCCTGCGTACGTCGGTGGCCTCCGGCGCCGGGCGGCTGCTGCCGCCGCAGGTACTGCGGGTCTCGGTCGAGGATGACCGTGCCGGTCAGGCGCGCGTGCCGCAGCAGCGGACGCAGCCGGGCCCGGCGGAGCTGCGGCTGGTGCCGGAGGAGCCGGTGGCGGTCGCCTCGGTGCCGGCAGCGGCGGTCGCGGCGGAGGACGACGCCGGGGCCTCGGCCCTGCTCGAGGTCGTGGGTCAGCTCGTGGAGCGGGCGCGTGCGGCGGGTGAGCTGCGCGCGGACGTGTCGGTGTCGGACGTCCTGCTGGTGATCGCGACGGCCGCGCCCTCGCTGCCGGACGCGGCGCAGCAGGCGGCCGCGTCGGCCCGCCTGCTGGACATCCTGCTGGAGGGGCTGCGGTCACGGCCGGCGTGA
- a CDS encoding MFS transporter, whose protein sequence is MGAAMRRIHVGNALSAFGLGFTVPYLYVYVAQVRGLGAMTAGLVLAVFAVAALVVLPFAGRAIVRRGPLPVLLTALVAAAVGALGLGLASNAAAVLSAAAVLGAGQAVTQPALATMIVDSSTADTRSRAFAMQFFLQNLGLGVGGLIGGHLVDTSSAASFTLLFAIEAAMFLLLVVVMTTVRLPHAPRIEAAPVASGRGSWKQLLGNRAMVQLCVLGFVLFFACYGQFESGLSAYGVEAAGISTSALGTALAANTLVIVVAQFAVLRFVERRRRSRVIAVVGLIWAVAWAVAGYAGLGHGSQEMATAAFVSTYALFGLGEAMLSPTVAPLVADLAPEGMAGQYNSAFALVKQLALAVGPAVGGPLGASLHAPYIVAFLLFSLGISFLAVRLGRQLTEVQDQPWLAKSRVVARGGAPVSADV, encoded by the coding sequence ATGGGCGCAGCGATGCGCCGGATCCACGTGGGCAACGCACTCAGCGCGTTCGGGCTCGGCTTCACCGTCCCCTATCTGTACGTCTACGTGGCGCAGGTGCGGGGACTGGGAGCCATGACGGCGGGTCTCGTACTCGCCGTTTTCGCTGTGGCGGCGCTGGTCGTGCTGCCGTTCGCCGGGCGGGCCATCGTCCGGCGTGGCCCGCTGCCGGTGCTGCTCACCGCCCTGGTCGCCGCCGCCGTCGGTGCGCTGGGTCTGGGGCTGGCGAGCAACGCCGCGGCGGTGCTGTCGGCGGCTGCCGTGCTGGGGGCCGGTCAGGCCGTGACGCAGCCGGCGCTGGCGACGATGATCGTGGACAGCTCGACGGCGGATACGCGCTCGCGCGCCTTCGCCATGCAGTTCTTCCTCCAGAACCTCGGGCTCGGGGTGGGTGGCCTCATCGGTGGTCACCTCGTCGACACGTCGAGCGCTGCCTCCTTCACGCTGCTCTTCGCTATCGAGGCGGCGATGTTCCTGCTGCTGGTCGTGGTGATGACGACGGTGCGGCTGCCGCACGCGCCGCGGATCGAGGCCGCGCCCGTGGCGTCGGGGCGGGGCAGCTGGAAGCAGTTGCTGGGCAACCGGGCCATGGTGCAGTTGTGCGTGCTGGGCTTCGTGTTGTTCTTCGCCTGCTACGGGCAGTTCGAATCGGGACTGAGCGCGTACGGGGTCGAGGCGGCCGGGATATCGACGTCGGCGCTGGGGACCGCCCTGGCGGCGAACACGCTGGTGATCGTCGTGGCGCAGTTCGCCGTGCTGCGGTTCGTGGAGCGGCGCAGGCGGTCGCGGGTGATCGCCGTCGTGGGGTTGATCTGGGCCGTGGCGTGGGCCGTGGCCGGGTACGCGGGGCTCGGGCACGGGAGCCAGGAGATGGCGACGGCCGCGTTCGTCTCGACGTACGCCCTGTTCGGGCTGGGTGAGGCGATGCTGTCGCCGACGGTCGCCCCGCTGGTCGCCGATCTGGCGCCGGAGGGGATGGCCGGGCAGTACAACTCCGCGTTCGCCCTGGTCAAGCAGCTCGCGCTGGCCGTCGGGCCGGCGGTGGGCGGGCCGCTGGGGGCCTCGCTGCACGCGCCGTACATCGTGGCGTTCCTGCTGTTCTCGCTGGGGATCAGCTTCCTGGCGGTGCGGCTGGGGCGGCAGCTCACGGAGGTGCAGGATCAGCCGTGGCTCGCGAAGAGCCGGGTCGTGGCGCGGGGTGGGGCGCCCGTTTCCGCGGACGTCTGA
- a CDS encoding NAD(P)/FAD-dependent oxidoreductase: protein MVKERARILVVGGGYVGMYTALRLQGRLKRELERGEVEITVVTPDPYMTYQPFLPEAAAGAISPRHVVVPLRRVLDRCRVVIGEATAIDHAKRTATVTTLATEEEGTGGQLLTYDELVLAPGSVSRTLPIPGLADHGIGFKTVEEAIGLRNHVIEQMDIASSTRDPAIRDAALTFVFVGGGFAGVEALGELEDMARYAARYYHNVQPEDMKWILVEASDRILPEVGEEMGRYTVTELRRRNIDVRLQTRLESCADRVAVLSDGARFPTRTVVWTAGVKPHPVLAATDLPRNGRGRLTCTAELTIAGTTHAWAAGDAAAVPDVTAGEPGRECAPNAQHAVRQARVLADNIVHTLRGEPLTTYAHKYAGSVASLGLHKGVAHVYGRKLKGYPAWFMHRAYHLSRVPTFNRKARVLAEWTLAGLFKREIVSLGSLEHPRAEFELAAGGKPSQDPPVNPKGSS, encoded by the coding sequence ATGGTGAAGGAACGTGCGCGCATTCTCGTTGTCGGTGGTGGCTACGTCGGGATGTACACGGCCCTGCGCCTCCAGGGCAGACTGAAACGGGAACTGGAGCGGGGCGAGGTGGAGATCACGGTCGTCACCCCCGACCCGTACATGACGTATCAGCCGTTCCTCCCCGAGGCCGCCGCGGGCGCCATCTCGCCCCGCCATGTCGTCGTACCGCTGCGCCGCGTCCTCGACCGCTGCCGTGTCGTCATCGGCGAAGCCACCGCCATCGACCACGCGAAGCGCACCGCCACCGTCACCACCCTCGCCACCGAGGAGGAGGGCACGGGCGGGCAGCTGCTGACCTACGACGAACTCGTCCTCGCCCCCGGCTCCGTCTCGCGCACCCTGCCGATCCCCGGCCTCGCCGACCACGGCATCGGCTTCAAGACCGTCGAAGAGGCCATCGGCCTGCGCAACCACGTCATCGAGCAGATGGACATCGCCTCCTCCACCCGTGATCCCGCGATCCGCGACGCGGCCCTCACCTTCGTCTTCGTCGGTGGCGGCTTCGCCGGCGTGGAGGCGCTCGGCGAACTGGAGGACATGGCCCGCTACGCCGCGCGCTACTACCACAACGTCCAGCCCGAGGACATGAAGTGGATCCTCGTCGAGGCCTCGGACCGCATCCTGCCCGAGGTCGGCGAGGAGATGGGCCGCTACACCGTCACCGAACTGCGCCGCCGCAACATCGACGTACGCCTCCAGACCCGCCTGGAGTCCTGCGCGGACCGGGTCGCGGTCCTCAGCGACGGCGCCCGCTTCCCCACCCGTACGGTCGTCTGGACGGCCGGCGTCAAACCCCACCCGGTGCTCGCCGCCACCGACCTGCCCCGCAACGGCCGCGGACGGCTCACCTGCACGGCCGAGCTGACGATCGCGGGCACCACGCACGCGTGGGCGGCGGGAGACGCCGCGGCCGTCCCCGACGTGACAGCCGGCGAGCCCGGCCGGGAGTGCGCCCCCAACGCCCAGCACGCCGTCCGCCAGGCCAGGGTCCTGGCCGACAACATCGTGCACACCCTGCGCGGCGAACCCCTCACCACGTACGCCCACAAGTACGCCGGCTCGGTCGCCTCCCTGGGCCTGCACAAGGGCGTCGCCCACGTCTACGGACGCAAGCTCAAGGGCTACCCCGCCTGGTTCATGCACCGCGCCTACCACCTCAGCCGCGTCCCCACCTTCAACCGCAAGGCGCGCGTCCTCGCCGAATGGACGCTGGCCGGACTCTTCAAACGCGAGATCGTCTCCCTGGGTTCACTCGAACACCCCCGGGCGGAGTTCGAACTCGCGGCCGGTGGAAAGCCTTCTCAAGACCCCCCGGTGAACCCGAAGGGGTCGTCCTGA